One Streptomyces dangxiongensis genomic window, CGGTGCGGCTCGCCCTCGCCGGTACGGCGATCAGCGCGGCCCTCTACGGCTATCTCCAGGCCGTGATGATCACGGACGGCGCGGCGCTGGGCAAGATGCGCTTCTGGACGGTGGGTTCACTGGCCTCGGCCACCGACTCGACCATCCTCCAGGTGCTGCCGTTCCTCGCGGTCGGCACCGTCCTCGCGCTCGTTCTGGCCCGGCCGCTGAACGCCGTGGAGATGGGCGACGACACCGCCCGGGCCCTTGGCGCGAACCTCAACCGCACCCGCGCGCTGGCCATGCTGTCCGCCGTGGTGCTGTGCGGTGCGGCGACCGCCGCCTGCGGCCCGATCGTCTTCGTCGGCCTGATGGTCCCGCACGTGGTGCGCTCCTTCACCGGCCCCGACCTGCGCTGGATCCTGCCGTACGCCACGGTGTCGTCGCCCGTGCTGCTGCTCGGCGCCGATGTCCTCGGGCGGGTCGTGGCCCGGCCCTCCGAGGTGCAGGTCGGCATCGTGACCGCGGTCATCGGCGGCCCGGTCTTCATCTTTCTCGTACGACGCCGGAGGACGGCCCAACTGTGAAGACCCACTCCAGGAGCCGTGCCGTCCGCATGCCCGGCGGGCTGTCCCTGCGGCTGGACCTCCGTGCTCTGACCGTCGTCGTGCTGGTGCTGGCCGGCGCGCTCGCCGCCGGGATCGCGCTGATCGGCACCGGCGAGGCGAGGATACCGGCGGCCGACGTGCTCAGGACGCTCGCCGGGAACGGCACCGCCTACCAGGACTTCATCGTCAACGAACTGCGGCTGCCACGGGTCCTCGTCGGCCTGCTGGTCGGTGCGTCGCTGGGGCTCGGCGGCGCCCTGTTCCAGTCCGTCTCCCGCAACCCCCTCGGCAGTCCGGACGTGCTCGGCCTGTCGCAGGGATCGACGGCCGGCGCGCTCGTGGTGATCGTGCTGATGTCCGGCAGCGCCGCGCAGGTCACCGTCGGCGCGCTGATCGGCGGACTGGTGACCGGTCTCGCCATCTATCTGCTCGCCTGGAAGCAGGGTGTGCACGGGTATCGGCTGGTTCTGGTCGGTATCGGTGTCAACGCGATCGTCACCGCGGTCAACGGCTACCTGCTCACCAAGGCCGACCTGGTCGATGCGGCCCGCGCGGTGGTGTGGATGACCGGCTCCCTCAACGGCCGCGACTGGGACCAGGTCCGGCCGCTCCTGACGCTGTGCGCCGTGCTGGTCCCGCTGGTCCTCGTCAACGCGCGCGGCCTGCGGATGACGGAGATGGGCGACGACGTCGCGAACGCACTCGGTGTGCGCGTGCAGCGCGTCCGGCTCCTGCTGATGGTATGCGCCGTACTGCTCACCGCCACCGCCACCGCCGCCGCGGGCCCCGTCAGTTTCGTCGCGCTGACCGCGCCGCAGCTCGCCCGGCGCCTGACCCGTTCGCCGGGGCCGAACCTGGTGCCCTCCCTCTGTATGGGGGCCGCCCTGCTGGTCGCCGCCGACTGGGTCTCCCAGCGCGTGTTCGGCGCCGACCAGCTACCCGTCGGCGTCGTCACCGGTGTCCTCGGCGGCGGCTATCTGCTGTGGCTGCTGGTCGCCGAGCGCCGGGCGGGCCGGATATGAGCGGCGCGTCCCCGAACACCCCAAGGAGCACTGTGAACCGCCTGTCCGCCGAGAACGTCACCCTCGCCTACGACCAGCGCGTCATCGCGGACCAACTGTCGGTGGAGATCCCCGACCACTCGTTCACGGTGATCGTCGGCCCGAACGCGTGCGGCAAGTCGACGCTGCTGCGGGCGCTGTCCCGGATGCTCGAACCGAGCCGGGGCCGGGTGCTGCTGGACGGGCAGGCCATCCGGTCGATGCCCGCGAAGAAGGTGGCGCGTACCCTCGGTCTGCTGCCGCAGTCGTCGGTCGCGCCCGACGGGATCACCGTCGCCGACCTCGTCGGCCGGGGCCGCTACCCGCACCAGGGCCTGCTGCGTCAGTGGTCGGCGCAGGACGAGCGGGTCGTCCAGGAGTCGATGCGGCAGACCGGCGTGGACGGGCTGGCCGACCGGTACGTGGACGAACTGTCCGGCGGACAGCGCCAGCGCGTGTGGATCGCCATGGCGCTGGCCCAGGAGACCCCGCTGCTGCTGCTGGACGAGCCGACCACCTACCTGGACATCCAGCACCAGATCGACGTCCTCGACCTGTGCGCCGAGCTGCACGAGACCCAGGGCCGCACCCTGGTCGCCGTCCTGCACGACCTGAACCACGCCGCCCGCTACGCCACCCATCTGATCGCCCTGCGCGGCGGCGAGGTGGTCGCCGAGGGCGCCCCCGGCGACATCGTCACGGCGGAGCTGGTGGAGGAGGTCTTCGGACTGCGCTGTCAGGTCATCGACGACCCCGAGACCGGCACCCCGCTGGTGGTGCCGGCCGCCCGGAAGGCGCGGGCGCAGCGGGTCACAGCAGCTTCCTGAGCCGGAACAGGTCCAGCAGGCTCGCCTCCAGCCGTACCCGGCCCGAGCCCCAGGCGGTCGCGAAGTTCAGCCGGCCGCTCACCAGGGCGACCAGGTCGTCGCCCGCCATGGCGAGCCGGATCTGTGCCCGCTCGCCCGGTGCCCCCGGACGGGTCGCGTCGATCTCGAGCCGGCCGTCGGTCAGCCGGCCGGCGAAGGTGACGTCGAGGTCGGTGATGTGGCAGCTCACCGAGCGGTCCAGGGCGGCGGCGGCGCGGACGTCGCCCCCGGCCCCCTGCATGTTGTCCGAAAGCTTCCCCAGCGCGGCGCGGCACTCCTCGATCGTG contains:
- a CDS encoding FecCD family ABC transporter permease; this translates as MLVDSPPEQRAEAAAAPPTRRATRALGLLLSIVLLVLVALASIAIGAKALSPDQVWHGLFHASGTYGDVVVDDRLARTVLGLLVGAALGLSGAVLQALTRNPLADPGLLGINAGASAAVVTAITYCGVTSLTGYVWFAFFGAAAVGALVWFLGGSRGATPVRLALAGTAISAALYGYLQAVMITDGAALGKMRFWTVGSLASATDSTILQVLPFLAVGTVLALVLARPLNAVEMGDDTARALGANLNRTRALAMLSAVVLCGAATAACGPIVFVGLMVPHVVRSFTGPDLRWILPYATVSSPVLLLGADVLGRVVARPSEVQVGIVTAVIGGPVFIFLVRRRRTAQL
- a CDS encoding FecCD family ABC transporter permease, whose product is MPGGLSLRLDLRALTVVVLVLAGALAAGIALIGTGEARIPAADVLRTLAGNGTAYQDFIVNELRLPRVLVGLLVGASLGLGGALFQSVSRNPLGSPDVLGLSQGSTAGALVVIVLMSGSAAQVTVGALIGGLVTGLAIYLLAWKQGVHGYRLVLVGIGVNAIVTAVNGYLLTKADLVDAARAVVWMTGSLNGRDWDQVRPLLTLCAVLVPLVLVNARGLRMTEMGDDVANALGVRVQRVRLLLMVCAVLLTATATAAAGPVSFVALTAPQLARRLTRSPGPNLVPSLCMGAALLVAADWVSQRVFGADQLPVGVVTGVLGGGYLLWLLVAERRAGRI
- a CDS encoding ABC transporter ATP-binding protein, which gives rise to MSGASPNTPRSTVNRLSAENVTLAYDQRVIADQLSVEIPDHSFTVIVGPNACGKSTLLRALSRMLEPSRGRVLLDGQAIRSMPAKKVARTLGLLPQSSVAPDGITVADLVGRGRYPHQGLLRQWSAQDERVVQESMRQTGVDGLADRYVDELSGGQRQRVWIAMALAQETPLLLLDEPTTYLDIQHQIDVLDLCAELHETQGRTLVAVLHDLNHAARYATHLIALRGGEVVAEGAPGDIVTAELVEEVFGLRCQVIDDPETGTPLVVPAARKARAQRVTAAS
- a CDS encoding sterol-binding protein, with the protein product MATIEECRAALGKLSDNMQGAGGDVRAAAALDRSVSCHITDLDVTFAGRLTDGRLEIDATRPGAPGERAQIRLAMAGDDLVALVSGRLNFATAWGSGRVRLEASLLDLFRLRKLL